One Saccharomyces eubayanus strain FM1318 chromosome XVI, whole genome shotgun sequence DNA segment encodes these proteins:
- the GLD1 gene encoding Gld1p — MMDDFESNTEENLSLGNKRVYELRKRNFQRNLVNNLSYFGYVLILLEYIKFDRTVWTLITRAIVQSLISSPFPSDAKLRRLATAGGDSNTTGIATLPGGTSIRIPGMFTTEALDNHSNGTEQQDNASVISIKRQIRKFLFHGCLSLNMLYIVFTILFPIDFLEPLSEYVPVDSLKNTPSPFSNSNGLLLGERRGGLFLQMIGERLPKSNLSGNFGLLIFEFSILIVQFTLFSLTCVVLADLDCQEPESVHSVKSDGYDGSVVVARIPLNKTLDTVLYDGDNNDIEENSNSAV; from the coding sequence ATGATGGACGATTTTGAAAGTAATACTGAAGAAAACTTATCTTTAGGAAATAAGCGAGTGTATGAACTACGAAAGAGGAACTTCCAAAGGAACTTGGTAAATAACCTGAGCTATTTTGGATATGTTCTGATATTACTGGAATACATTAAATTCGATCGTACCGTTTGGACACTCATAACAAGGGCGATAGTGCAATCCCTTATAAGTTCCCCTTTCCCGAGTGATGCTAAGTTACGTAGACTAGCGACCGCTGGCGGTGACAGTAATACTACGGGGATCGCAACTCTTCCAGGAGGCACGTCGATCAGGATTCCTGGAATGTTCACCACGGAAGCGCTTGATAATCATTCTAATGGAACTGAACAACAAGACAATGCCTCTGTTATATCCATAAAGAGGCAAATTAGGAAATTCTTATTCCATGGTTGCTTATCGCTGAACATGCTATATATTGTTTTTACTATTTTATTCCCGATCGATTTTCTGGAGCCATTGAGTGAGTATGTTCCGGTAGATAGTCTCAAAAACACTCCCTCAccgttttcaaattcaaatggtCTACTTTTAGGTGAGAGAAGGGGTGGGTTATTCTTACAGATGATTGGAGAACGTTTACCAAAGAGCAACCTCTCTGGAAACTTCGGCCTGTTAATATTTGAATTTAGCATACTTATAGTACAGTTCactttgttttcattaacgTGTGTTGTACTAGCCGATTTAGATTGCCAAGAGCCGGAAAGTGTGCATTCTGTAAAAAGCGATGGATATGATGGGTCTGTAGTAGTTGCTCGAATACCattaaataaaactttGGACACTGTTTTATACGACGGTGATAATAACGACATTGAAGAGAATTCAAACAGTGCCGTCTGA
- the RPN7 gene encoding proteasome regulatory particle lid subunit RPN7 — protein MVDMEEKNQEVEYVDPSVNRVPNYEVSEKAFLLTQPRVSVEQRKEAADFVLAKIKEEEMAPYYKYLCEEYLAKSGESDLEHDGKSGSPKEWIQFDQKLYDDLCAKNENKINELHEKIQKLEEDDEGALEQAQAWINLGEYYAQIGDKNNAEKTLEKSLSKAISTGAKIDVMLTIARLGFFYNDQLYVKEKLEAVNSMIEKGGDWERRNRYKTYYGIHCLAVRNFKEAAKLLVDSLATFTSIELTSYESIATYASVTGLFTLERTDLKSKVIDSPELLSLVSTTAALQSISSLTISLYASDYASYFPYLLETYANVLIPCKYLNKHADFFVREMRRKVYAQLLDSYKTLSLKSMASAFGVSVGFLDNDLGKFIPNKQLNCVIDRVNGIVETNRPDNKNAQYHLLIKQGDGLLTKLQKYGAAVRLTGSDRV, from the coding sequence ATGGTAGATATGGAAGAGAAAAACCAGGAAGTTGAATATGTCGACCCATCCGTAAATAGAGTGCCCAATTATGAGGTTTCCGAGAaagcttttcttttaacacAACCAAGGGTGAGTGTCGAACAACGTAAAGAAGCAGCGGATTTTGTTTTGGCAAAGatcaaagaagaggaaatgGCCCCTTATTATAAATACCTTTGTGAGGAATACCTTGCCAAGAGTGGAGAATCGGATTTGGAACATGATGGAAAGTCAGGATCTCCCAAAGAATGGATCCAATTTGACCAAAAGCTATACGATGATTTGTGTGCaaagaatgaaaacaaaatcaatgaattGCACGAGAAGATCCAGAAATTGGAAGAGGACGATGAAGGTGCATTGGAGCAAGCGCAAGCATGGATCAACTTAGGAGAATACTATGCACAAATTGGTGACAAAAACAATGCTGAAAAGACTTTAGAGAAATCTCTGTCAAAAGCTATTTCTACTGGAGCTAAGATTGACGTCATGTTAACAATTGCTAGATTAGGGTTCTTTTATAATGATCAGCTTTATGTCAAAGAGAAGCTGGAAGCAGTAAACTCGATGATCGAAAAGGGTGGTGATTGGGAGAGAAGAAACAGATATAAAACGTATTACGGTATTCACTGTTTGGCTGTAAGAAACTTTAAGGAGGCAGCAAAGTTATTAGTCGATTCTTTAGCCACTTTTACATCCATAGAATTAACATCCTATGAGAGCATTGCTACGTATGCGTCCGTCACTGGTTTGTTTACCCTTGAAAGGACAGACCTAAAATCTAAAGTAATTGATTCTCCAGAACTATTATCTTTAGTGTCTACAACTGCTGCTCTTCAATCTATCTCGTCATTAACAATCTCACTTTATGCTTCCGATTATGCGAGCTACTTCCCATATCTTTTGGAGACTTACGCGAATGTTTTGATCCCATGTAAATACTTGAATAAGCATGCTGACTTCTTTGTCAGAGaaatgagaagaaaagtttatGCACAGTTATTGGATTCATACAAGACATTATCATTAAAATCCATGGCAAGTGCATTTGGTGTTTCTGTTGGATTTTTGGACAACGATCTCGGTAAGTTCATTCCCAACAAGCAACTAAATTGCGTTATTGATAGAGTTAACGGAATTGTAGAGACTAACAGACCCGATAACAAAAATGCTCAATATCATCTGCTAATAAAACAAGGTGACGGTCTATTGacaaaattacaaaaatatGGTGCAGCTGTAAGATTAACAGGATCGGATCGTGTTTGA
- the MRD1 gene encoding RNA-binding ribosome biosynthesis protein MRD1: protein MSRIIVKGLPVYLTDDNLKEHFTKRLRQKHSHQAVSGSGPDLITDVKILRDRNGESRRFGFIGYRNEEDAFDAVDYFNGSFVNTSKIEVSMAKSFADPGVPQPMKEKRREAYKRFRENEEKLLQEQNQKKAKLDDNKHTNIDEEIRKNKHLQEFMETMKPSSQVTSWEKIGIDKSIEDKRQPQQPTEDDSHVQGNSLLAHALALKGDDKDEAPRLVIEHESDDEYSAFNNNKDEGQDNEGEEEKMISLDNLENANATMGNDDDDDDNNDEAENEKRRSLAQNEQVSDFDWFKQRRIRIKESEGEARDKLAAAAAEQNDNGDAEEETQPEPVVPQKTDEERAVEKINQTGRLFLRNILYTSREDDFRKLFGPFGELEEVHVALDTRTGQSKGFAYVLFKDPKNAVEAYVELDKQIFQGRLLHILPGDEKKSHRLDEFDLKNMPLKKQKELKRKAAASKQAFSWNSLYMNQDAVLGSVAAKLGLEKSQLIDAENSNSAVKQALAEAHVIGDVRKYFESKGLELTKFSQLKSTNQRDDRVILVKNFPYGTTREELGEMFVPFGKLERLLMPPAGTIAVVQFRDATSARAAFTKLSYKRFKDGILYLEKGPKDCLTKPAESDDLVDEASAKEEEAPVEIKPSLNDLMETNKDTNEETSATHDEDVIDGPTVSIFIKNLNFTTTNQDLTDRFKVFTGFVVAQVKTKPDPKHQGKTLSMGFGFVEFRTKEQANAVISAMDGTVIDGHKIQLKLSHRQASHNNNTNVKSKKKSGKIIVKNLPFEATRKDVFELFNSFGQLKSVRVPKKFDKSARGFAFVEFLLPKEAENAMDQLQGVHLLGRRLVMQYAEEDAVDAEEEIARMTKKVRKQVATNEMAALRNKGGRKKLELDDEDNEGF, encoded by the coding sequence ATGTCTCGTATTATTGTGAAGGGTTTACCTGTCTACTTGACGGACGATAATTTAAAAGAGCATTTTACAAAGAGGTTGCGTCAGAAGCACTCTCATCAAGCTGTCAGTGGCAGCGGTCCAGACCTCATAACGGATGTTAAGATTCTTAGGGACAGAAATGGGGAAAGCAGAAGGTTTGGTTTTATCGGTTACCGTAATGAGGAAGACGCCTTTGACGCCGTCGACTATTTCAATGGCAGTTTTGTTAATACTTCTAAGATAGAGGTTTCCATGGCCAAAAGTTTTGCAGACCCAGGAGTTCCGCAGCCTATGAAGGAGAAGAGAAGGGAAGCTTACAAGAGATTCAGAGAGAATGAGGAAAAACTGCTTCAGgaacaaaaccaaaagaaggCGAAACTAGACGATAATAAGCACACCAACATCGATGAAGAGATTCGTAAGAACAAGCATTTACAAGAGTTTATGGAAACAATGAAGCCAAGTTCACAAGTAACATCGTGGGAAAAGATAGGCATTGACAAGAGTATAGAAGACAAAAGGCAACCACAACAACCAACAGAAGATGACTCCCATGTACAGGGGAACTCTTTATTGGCACATGCTTTGGCTTTGAAAGGAGATGATAAAGACGAAGCACCAAGACTGGTTATTGAGCATGAAAGTGATGACGAGTATTCTGctttcaacaacaacaaggaTGAAGGTCAAGACAATGAAggagaggaagaaaagatgaTAAGTCTAGATAATTTGGAGAACGCCAACGCAACCATGGgcaatgatgatgatgatgatgataataacGATGAAGCGGAAAACGAGAAAAGGAGAAGCCTCGCCCAAAATGAGCAGGTCTCTGATTTTGACTGGTTCAAACAACGTCGTATCAGAATTAAAGAAAGTGAGGGAGAAGCAAGAGATAAGTTGGCCGCAGCCGCTGCTGAACAAAATGACAACGGCGACGCTGAAGAAGAGACACAACCAGAACCAGTAGTTCCACAAAAAACTGACGAAGAACGggctgttgaaaaaattaatcaaACTGGTCGTTTGTTTTTACGTAACATCCTGTACACTTCCAGGGAAGATGATTTCAGGAAGCTTTTCGGGCCCTTTGGAGAATTAGAAGAAGTTCATGTCGCTTTGGATACCAGAACAGGCCAATCCAAGGGGTTTGCATATGTCCTATTCAAGGACCCCAAGAACGCAGTGGAAGCATATGTTGAATTAGAtaaacaaattttccaGGGGAGACTATTGCACATTCTTCCTGGtgacgaaaaaaagagtcaTAGAttggatgaatttgatTTGAAGAACATGCCgttgaaaaagcaaaaggaaCTTAAAAGAAAGGCTGCCGCATCTAAACAGGCATTCTCTTGGAATTCATTGTACATGAACCAAGACGCCGTTTTAGGTAGTGTGGCTGCCAAATTAGGTTTAGAAAAGTCCCAGTTGATTGATGCAgagaattcaaattcagCAGTTAAGCAAGCGCTGGCTGAAGCCCATGTGATTGGTGACGTTAGGAAATACTTTGAATCCAAAGGTCTCGAATTGACCAAGTTCTCGCAGCTGAAATCGACGAACCAAAGAGATGATAGAGTAATACTCGTGAAAAATTTCCCTTACGGAACAACTAGAGAGGAGCTCGGCGAAATGTTTGTACCATTTGGTAAACTAGAAAGATTGCTCATGCCACCAGCTGGTACAATCGCTGTAGTCCAATTTAGAGATGCAACATCCGCAAGGGCAGCGTTCACTAAATTATCATACAAGAGATTCAAAGATGGTATTTTATATCTGGAAAAGGGACCTAAGGACTGTTTAACTAAGCCCGCAGAGTCGGATGACTTAGTTGATGAAGCTTCTgcaaaggaagaagaagcgcCAGTCGAAATAAAGCCTTCGTTGAACGATCTAATGGAAACAAACAAAGATACTAATGAGGAGACATCAGCCACCCATGACGAAGATGTTATCGATGGTCCAACCGTCTcaatttttatcaagaatttAAATTTCACTACCACCAATCAAGATCTTACAGACAGATTCAAAGTATTTACCGGATTTGTTGTTGCTCAGGTAAAGACAAAACCTGACCCAAAACATCAAGGCAAAACTTTGTCCATGGGTTTCGGTTTTGTGGAATTTAGGACCAAAGAACAAGCAAATGCTGTCATATCTGCTATGGATGGCACCGTAATTGATGGGCACAAAATCCAATTGAAATTATCTCACAGACAAGCATCTCATAACAATAATACGAATGTTAAatccaagaagaaaagcgGTAAAATTATCGTTAAGAATTTACCATTTGAAGCTACGAGAAAGGACGTTTTCGAATTATTCAATTCTTTTGGTCAATTGAAATCCGTTAGAGTTCCAAAGAAATTCGATAAGTCTGCAAGAGGTTTTGCATTTGTGGAATTCTTATTACCAAAGGAAGCAGAAAATGCTATGGACCAATTACAAGGTGTCCATTTGTTAGGCCGTAGATTGGTCATGCAATatgcagaagaagatgcaGTGgatgcagaagaagaaattgctagAATGACCAAGAAAGTTAGAAAGCAAGTCGCTACTAATGAAATGGCAGCTTTAAGAAACAAAGGTGGTAGAAAGAAGTTAGAgcttgatgatgaagacaatGAAGGCTTTTAG
- the YTH1 gene encoding cleavage polyadenylation factor RNA-binding subunit YTH1 gives MSLIHLDTAKYPFKFEPFLRQEYSFSLDPDRPICEFYNSREGPKSCPRGPLCPKKHVLPIFQNKIVCRHWLRGLCKKNDQCEYLHEYNLRKMPECVFFSKNGYCTQSPDCQYLHIDPASKIPKCENYEMGFCPLGNTCPRRHIKKVFCQRYMTGFCPLGKDECDMEHPQFIIPDEGSKLRIKKDDEINTRKMDEEKERRLNAIINGEV, from the coding sequence ATGAGTTTAATTCACCTTGATACAGCAAAGTATCCTTTTAAATTTGAGCCCTTTCTCAGGCAAGAGTACTCGTTTTCACTCGATCCCGATAGACCTATATGTGAATTTTACAACTCGAGAGAAGGCCCCAAATCGTGTCCCAGAGGGCCCCTATGTCCCAAAAAGCACGTATTAcccattttccaaaataaaatcgTTTGCAGGCATTGGCTTCGTGGATTATGCAAGAAGAATGACCAATGTGAATACTTACATGAATACAATCTTCGGAAAATGCCTGAATGTGTGTTTTTCAGCAAAAACGGGTACTGCACGCAAAGTCCAGACTGCCAATATCTACATATAGATCCAGCCAGCAAGATACCCAAATGTGAGAATTACGAAATGGGATTCTGCCCTCTAGGGAATACTTGCCCCAGGCGACATATTAAGAAGGTGTTTTGCCAACGATATATGACCGGGTTTTGTCCTCTGGGTAAAGACGAATGTGACATGGAGCATCCACAGTTTATAATACCGGATGAAGGTAGTaaattaagaataaaaaaagatgatgagATAAATACCAGAAAAatggatgaagaaaaggagagGCGTTTAAATGCTATCATCAACGGGGAAGTTTAA
- the DBF20 gene encoding serine/threonine-protein kinase DBF20, giving the protein MFPQSDQEVDDLTGNMSHLGFHDLNTPKLTSLNMHYGSAKNCENEKPSPKALMAHKSGDPNGKDALKGRISLNQSPKKLPKDFYERASKSQTQRVITVCQLYFLDYYCDMFDYVISRRQRTKQVLKYLEQQRNIKNVPSKTLNEEWTSYLQKEHEVLRKRRLKPKHKDFQILTQVGQGGYGQVYLAKKKDSNEICALKILNKKLLFKLNETNHVLTERDILTTTRSAWLVKLLYAFQDAESLYLAMEFVPGGDFRTLLINTRILKSGHARFYISEMFCAVNALHELGYTHRDLKPENFLVDATGHIKLTDFGLAAGTVSNERIESMKIRLEEVKNLEFPAFTERSIEDRRKMYHNMRKTEINYANSMVGSPDYMALEVLEGKKYDFTVDYWSLGCMLFESLVGYTPFSGSSTNETYENLRYWKKTLRRPRTEDGRAAFSDRTWNLVTRLIADPINRVRSFEQVRKMPYFTEINFETLRRSSPPFIPQLDNETDAGYFDDFTNEEDMAKYADVFKRQDKLSSMIDNSSVNSKLVGFTFRHRDGKQGSSGILYNGSEHSDPFSTFY; this is encoded by the coding sequence ATGTTTCCTCAAAGTGATCAAGAAGTGGACGATTTGACTGGGAATATGAGCCATTTGGGGTTTCATGATTTAAATACCCCCAAGCTTACTTCCCTAAATATGCATTATGGATCCGCTAAAAACtgtgaaaatgaaaaacctTCTCCCAAGGCCCTAATGGCACACAAATCAGGTGATCCGAATGGTAAAGATGCCTTGAAAGGCCGCATCTCTTTGAACCAATCGCCGAAGAAGCTACCTAAGGATTTTTACGAACGTGCTTCTAAGAGTCAGACCCAGAGGGTCATTACTGTATGCCAGCTGTATTTCCTTGATTATTATTGTGATATGTTTGATTACGTCATCAGTAGAAGACAGCGTACGAAACAAGTGCTAAAATATCTCGAGCAGCAGAGaaacataaaaaatgtGCCGAGTAAGACCTTAAATGAAGAATGGACATCATACTTGCAAAAAGAACATGAAGTACTGAGAAAAAGGAGACTGAAGCCTAAGCACAAAGACTTTCAGATACTAACACAAGTTGGGCAGGGCGGGTATGGTCAAGTGTAtcttgcaaagaaaaaagacagTAATGAAATTTGTGCTTTGAAAATACttaacaaaaaattattattcaaGCTAAACGAAACAAACCATGTTCTTACTGAAAGAGACATACTGACCACAACTAGATCAGCTTGGCTGGTAAAGCTACTTTATGCATTCCAAGATGCAGAAAGTCTATATTTAGCAATGGAATTTGTGCCTGGTGGCGATTTTCGTACTTTGTTAATCAATACAcgaattttgaaaagtggCCACGCAAGGTTTTATATCAGCGAAATGTTTTGCGCTGTGAACGCTCTGCATGAATTGGGCTATACTCATCGGGATTTAAAACCGGAGAATTTTTTGGTTGATGCTACAGGACATATTAAACTGACGGACTTTGGTTTAGCTGCAGGAACTGTATCGAACGAAAGAATCGAAAGTATGAAGATACGCTTAGAGgaagtaaaaaatttagaGTTTCCAGCCTTTACAGAAAGGTCTATTGAggatagaagaaaaatgtaCCATAACATGAGGAAAACCGAAATTAATTATGCTAATTCGATGGTTGGTTCGCCTGATTATATGGCCTTGGAAGTTCTTGAAGGTAAAAAATACGACTTCACAGTGGACTATTGGTCGCTAGGATGCAtgctttttgaaagtttggTTGGATACACACCATTTAGTGGTTCTTCCACCAACGAAACTTACGAAAACTTAAGATATTGGAAGAAAACTTTAAGAAGGCCTCGTACTGAAGATGGACGGGCAGCATTCTCTGATAGAACTTGGAACTTGGTCACGAGACTAATAGCAGACCCTATCAATAGAGTGCGATCTTTTGAACAGGTTCGCAAAATGCCGTACTTCACTGAGATTAATTTCGAAACATTAAGAAGAAGCTCACCACCATTTATTCCTCAATTAGATAACGAAACGGATGCAGGCTATTTTGACGATTTTACtaacgaagaagacatgGCTAAATACGCagatgttttcaaaagacaaGATAAATTATCTTCCATGATCGATAACTCTTCTGTGAATTCCAAATTAGTTGGTTTTACCTTTAGACATAGGGACGGGAAACAAGGTTCGAGTGGAATTCTATACAATGGTTCGGAACATTCAGATCCTTTTTCAACCTTTTATTAG
- the RPC40 gene encoding DNA-directed RNA polymerase core subunit RPC40, with protein sequence MSNIVGIEYNRVTNTTSTDFPGFSKDGENEWDVEKFKKDFEVNISSLDARDANFDLINIDTSIANAFRRIMISEVPAVAAEYVYFFNNTSVIQDEVLAHRIGLVPLKVDPDMLTWVDSSLPDDEKFTDENTVVLSLNVKCTRNLDAPKDSTDPKQLYNNAHVYARDLKFEPQGRQSTTFANCPVVPADPDILLAKLRPGQEISLKAHCILGVGGDHAKFSPVSTASYRLLPQIBILQPIKGESARRFEKCFPPGVIGIDESSDEAYVKDARKDTVSREVLRYEEFTDKVKLGRVRNHFVFNVESAGAMTPEEIFFKSVRILKNKAEYLKNCPITQ encoded by the coding sequence ATGTCAAACATTGTGGGTATCGAGTACAACCGTGTTACAAATACAACTTCTACAGATTTTCCTGGCTTTTCAAAGGATGGGGAAAATGAGTGGGATGTGGAGAAGTTTAAGAAAGACTTCGAAGTTAATATTTCATCTCTAGACGCCAGAGACGCTAATTTTGACTTAATCAACATTGATACATCAATCGCAAATGCTTTCCGTCGTATTATGATTTCAGAAGTTCCTGCCGTGGCCGCTGAATAcgtatatttttttaataacACATCTGTCATTCAAGATGAGGTCTTAGCTCATAGAATAGGTTTGGTCCCATTAAAAGTTGACCCAGATATGCTTACTTGGGTTGACAGCAGTTTGCCTGATGATGAGAAATTTACTGACGAGAATACAGTTGTTTTGAGTTTGAATGTAAAGTGCACGAGAAATTTAGATGCACCAAAGGATTCTACAGATCCAAAGCAACTATATAACAATGCTCATGTCTACGCGCGTGATCTGAAGTTTGAACCTCAGGGTAGACAGTCTACCACTTTCGCTAATTGTCCAGTTGTCCCAGCTGACCCTGATATTTTACTAGCTAAGCTAAGGCCTGGTCAAGAAATTTCATTGAAGGCACATTGTATTTTAGGTGTCGGTGGTGACCATGCTAAATTTTCTCCAGTTTCCACAGCCTCTTATAGACTATTGCCCCAGATCRATATCCTGCAGCCAATTAAAGGTGAATCCGCcagaagatttgaaaaatgtttcCCACCGGGCGTCATTGGTATTGACGAAAGTTCGGATGAAGCATACGTCAAAGATGCTAGAAAGGATACAGTTTCTAGGGAGGTTTTGAGATACGAAGAGTTTACTGATAAAGTCAAATTAGGAAGGGTGAGAAATCATTTTGTCTTTAATGTAGAGAGTGCTGGTGCCATGACACCAGAAgagattttctttaaatctgttagaattttgaaaaataaagctgagtatttgaaaaactgtCCAATCACTCAGTGA
- the ISR1 gene encoding putative protein kinase ISR1 translates to MNSTPPTSPFTGPSDGVFPSTSKNIAYHQPQKRNATSTYSHLVSPVEESTAKFSEAFQITYSDKDSEAASETYLKSDLDMLFATPRFYSTENLADMFHLSKTVPSSEFLNEFLMSMLLAPQMDFLSNPDYILPSNKLVGQGSYSYVYTISSTISSASSKDLPFVLKFAKSQHKSKVVLQEALTLAYLQYVSPSTSDSHIIPFYGLTYINKSHFRRLRSNERVPGIILPKCEMNLYDFNSTVSDKLSPIGKKEIWQKLLIQMVNALRTLKRNGIIHGDIKTANILLTTKPTLNEGYSNNFDFYLADFTSAFHINQLPTDLNTTVEYCAPELIDSSFDHVSTFETDLYAVGLCLLSFISQHEPYNEIQSLVSHGSSPGIGSSSIQQSQWLINALLKRDPINLNVLRNDLFQDWRLELALLSKILVERISLENLITILEKDYV, encoded by the coding sequence ATGAACAGCACACCCCCCACGTCTCCCTTTACTGGCCCCTCCGATGGCGTCTTTCCGTCTACAAGTAAGAACATTGCTTATCATCAACCGCAAAAACGTAATGCTACCTCTACGTACTCGCACCTGGTCTCACCAGTAGAGGAATCAACTGCGAAATTTAGCGAAGCTTTCCAAATCACTTATTCTGATAAAGATTCAGAAGCGGCCTCAGAAACGTACCTTAAGAGCGATTTGGATATGTTATTTGCAACCCCTCGGTTCTATTCCACAGAAAATTTAGCTGATATGTTCCATCTCTCTAAGACTGTTCCTTCCTCAGAATTTCTAAACGAATTTTTGATGAGCATGCTACTCGCCCCACAGATGGATTTTTTATCGAACCCAGATTATATTCTTCCGTCCAATAAACTGGTCGGCCAGGGTAGTTATTCGTATGTGTACACAATATCATCAACCATATCGTCGGCGTCGAGCAAGGATCTGCCCTTTGTTTTAAAGTTCGCCAAATCACAACACAAGAGCAAAGTGGTTTTGCAGGAAGCTCTGACACTTGCGTATCTTCAATATGTGAGTCCGTCAACTAGTGACAGCCATATCATTCCTTTTTATGGACTGACGTACATTAACAAGTCACATTTTAGAAGGTTGAGATCTAATGAGCGTGTCCCAGGTATCATTCTTCCGAAATGCGAAATGAACTTGTATGATTTCAATTCAACGGTGTCAGACAAACTATCTCCCataggaaagaaagaaatatggCAGAAGTTGCTGATACAGATGGTGAATGCATTAAgaactttgaaaaggaacGGTATAATACATGGCGACATAAAAACAgcaaatattcttttaacaacaaaaccaaCCCTTAATGAAGGTTACTCCAACAATTTTGACTTTTATTTGGCAGATTTCACTTCAGCATTCCACATCAACCAGCTGCCTACTGACCTGAACACTACAGTAGAGTACTGTGCTCCAGAGCTTATTGATAGCTCTTTCGACCACGTTTCAACTTTTGAGACGGACTTGTATGCTGTGGGACTTTGTCTTCTGTCATTCATCTCCCAACATGAACCCTATAACGAAATTCAATCATTAGTGTCGCACGGATCCTCCCCTGGTATTGGCAGCTCATCCATACAGCAGTCCCAATGGTTGATAAATGcccttttgaaaagagatcCCATAAATTTAAATGTGTTGAGAAACGACTTATTTCAAGACTGGAGATTGGAGTTAGCACTCCTGTCCAAAATTTTGGTTGAGAGAATTTCATTGGAGAATCTCATAACTATACTTGAAAAGGACTATGTATGa